CGGCGAACGGCCTAACGGCCTTTACGGCATCGCGGACGTTTTCAGGGTTTAATCCCCCGGCGATTATCAGCGGCACATCGATACCGTTCCGCACCTTCCCAGCTATCTCCCATCTGAAGGGAATCCCCGTTCCGGCCGGCATGGCGCCGGTCTTGGAATCCAGCAACAGGGCTGATATACCTGTGGATGCGAATCTCCTCGCCGTTTCCAAGACCACCTGATCCTCCACGTCCTCCTCGACGTTTATCCTCAGAGCTTTGATAACTCGAATGCCCCGTCTAGAGAGCTCCTCCACAAGCGTCTTCGTCTCCTGGGGCGATTCATCGCCGTGGAGCTGGATCACATCGGGCATGGTGAAGTCCGCTATCGAGAGGATATGCTCTATCTCGCCCCCGACTACGGCGGTTGTGGCGACGAAGGGGGGCACCTTTCGCATCAGCTCACGCGCTCTCCCTCTGGGAATGTTCCAGGGGACGTCCACGGGATACTCGACGACAAACCCCAGGGCATCGACGCCGCTTTCCACGCATAGAAACAGGTCCTCCTCGTTTGTTATCCCGCAGATTTTCACCCTGACTACTCCCATATCTCTATCATCCCCCTTAAGAAATCCTCCACATCCTCCGCCTGCATCACGGCGGTGCCGATCAGGACGGAATCGGCACCTCCCCTCAATGCCCGGCGCACGTCATCGGGCGTTTTGAGAGAGCTTTCGCTCAGGATGATGAAATCCCCCTCTATTCGGGGTGCCAGCCTCTCGGTCACAGATACGTCCGACCCGTCCGTCTCCAACACCTTTATATCCCTGTTGTTGATTCCGAGTATGTCGAGATCGAGGCCGAGCGAGAGGACCCTTCTCAGCTCTCCCTCTGTATGCACCTCCACCACCGTCTCAAGCCCGACGGAGTGGGCGCGTTCATGAAGGATAACGAGGTCTGAATCGTTCAACATGCCGGCTATGAGAAGGATAGCCGACGATCCTAACCGTTTCGACTCCTCCACCTGGTCGGAGGTCGTGATGAAATCTTTATGTAGGATCGGCTTATCGACCTCCCTCGCTATATCCTCCAGAAGCTTTCTGCTTCCGCCGAAATGCTCGGATTCGGTGACCACGGACAACCCTGCTACCTCGCACTTCCCCATTCTCCTTGCCAGCTCAATGGGATCACGTCCTTTAAGCAGGTCACCGTCGCGCGGGGTTCTCAGCTTTATCTCCGATATGACGGGCGCCTTTCCCGCCCGTTGTAGCTTTCGTATCGACTCGGTGAGCCTGCCGCCCATGGCCTTTCACCCCTTCGATCGCAGTTCGTTGGATCTGGCGATGTATTCGCCCAGCTTTCTGGCCGCTGCGCCCAATTCTATAACCTCCCTTGCGCGCTCGATCCCTT
The sequence above is a segment of the Candidatus Poribacteria bacterium genome. Coding sequences within it:
- a CDS encoding phosphoribosylanthranilate isomerase, with protein sequence MGVVRVKICGITNEEDLFLCVESGVDALGFVVEYPVDVPWNIPRGRARELMRKVPPFVATTAVVGGEIEHILSIADFTMPDVIQLHGDESPQETKTLVEELSRRGIRVIKALRINVEEDVEDQVVLETARRFASTGISALLLDSKTGAMPAGTGIPFRWEIAGKVRNGIDVPLIIAGGLNPENVRDAVKAVRPFAVDVISGVERNPGRKDETKVRAFIRAAKSISGAPQQLTK
- a CDS encoding indole-3-glycerol-phosphate synthase is translated as MGGRLTESIRKLQRAGKAPVISEIKLRTPRDGDLLKGRDPIELARRMGKCEVAGLSVVTESEHFGGSRKLLEDIAREVDKPILHKDFITTSDQVEESKRLGSSAILLIAGMLNDSDLVILHERAHSVGLETVVEVHTEGELRRVLSLGLDLDILGINNRDIKVLETDGSDVSVTERLAPRIEGDFIILSESSLKTPDDVRRALRGGADSVLIGTAVMQAEDVEDFLRGMIEIWE